Proteins from one Elgaria multicarinata webbii isolate HBS135686 ecotype San Diego chromosome 3, rElgMul1.1.pri, whole genome shotgun sequence genomic window:
- the IP6K2 gene encoding inositol hexakisphosphate kinase 2 — protein MSPAFGAMEVEHYSKGVLLEPFVHQVGGHSCVLRFNDKTICKPLIQREHQFYETLPGEMRKFTPQYEGVVSVSFEEDEDGNLCLIAYPLNGDHDNLESLDNSDCEPKNKLLRWTNKKTVLLENEKLTKEWVRQHRKEEKMKSHKLEEEFELLKKSEVLYYSVEKKGNVSSQFKHHNPWSMKCHQQQLQRMKENAKHRNQYKFILLENLTSRYEVPCVLDLKMGTRQHGDDASEEKKANQIRKCQQSTSAVIGVRVCGMQVYQPGSGQLMFMNKYHGRKLSVQGFKEALYQFFHNGKYLRRELFEPVLKKLTELKSVLEKQESYRFYSSSLLIIYDGKELQDVAVDSDPEDLEGLSEESSDESAGAYAYKPTASSVDVRMIDFAHTTCRYYGEDSVVHEGQDTGYVFGLQNLIVIIKEIRDESSE, from the exons ATGAGCCCGGCATTTGGAGCTATGGAAGTGGAGCACTATTCCAAAGGCGTCCTGCTAGAGCCTTTTGTTCACCAGGTTGGGGGTCACTCCTGTGTCCTCCGGTTTAATGACAAGACCATCTGTAAGCCCCTTATCCAGAGAGAACACCAGTTCTATGAGACTCTTCCTGGAGAAATGCGTAAATTCACTCCTCAGTATGAAG GTGTGGTATCCGTAAGCTTTGAAGAGGATGAAGACGGAAACCTGTGTCTAATAGCATATCCATTAAATGGGGACCATGATAACTTAGAAAGCCTAGATAATTCTGACTGTGAACCCAAAAATAAATTGCTACGGTGGACTAATAAAAAGACTGTATTGCTAGAAAATGAAAAGTTAACTAAGGAATGGGTCCGACAgcacagaaaagaagaaaaaatgaaaag tcatAAGTTAGAGGAAGAATTTGAATTGCTGAAGAAATCTGAAGTGTTGTATTACAGTGTCGAGAAAAAGGGGAATGTCAGTTCACAGTTTAAGCATCATAATCCTTGGAGTATGAAATGCCATCAACAGCAGCTACAGCGAATGAAGGAAAATGCAAAACATCGGAATCAATATA AATTCATCTTACTGGAAAATCTGACCTCACGATATGAGGTGCCTTGTGTGTTAGATCTCAAGATGGGAACCCGTCAGCATGGAGATGATGCATCTGAAGAAAAGAAGGCTAATCAGATCCGGAAATGTCAGCAGAGTACTTCAGCAGTTATAGGCGTCCGGGTGTGTGGTATGCAG GTTTATCAGCCAGGTTCTGGCCAGTTAATGTTTATGAATAAGTACCATGGAAGGAAGCTTTCGGTCCAAGGATTTAAAGAAGCACTTTACCAATTCTTTCATAATGGCAAATACCTGCGAAGAGAACTCTTTGAACCTGTTCTAAAGAAACTGACTGAATTAAAATCAGTCTTGGAGAAACAGGAATCATACCGCTTTTACTCCAGCTCTTTGCTCATTATTTATGATGGAAAGGAATTACAAGACGTAGCTGTGGACTCTGACCCAGAAGACCTTGAAGGTCTTTCAGAGGAGTCATCAGATGAATCGGCAGGCGCGTATGCCTACAAACCCACTGCTAGCTCTGTTGATGTTCGAATGATAGACTTTGCCCACACAACATGCAGGTATTATGGAGAAGATAGTGTGGTACATGAGGGCCAAGATACGGGttatgtttttggacttcaaaaCTTAATAGTTATTATTAAAGAAATAAGGGACGAAAGCAGCGAATAA